A stretch of the Siniperca chuatsi isolate FFG_IHB_CAS linkage group LG24, ASM2008510v1, whole genome shotgun sequence genome encodes the following:
- the LOC122871783 gene encoding coiled-coil domain-containing protein 122-like isoform X4 has product MSNFRASENGTQEKPEFSLTKAVEDVSKHGYAQTEGLNEKQKTLSSLQATLSDVEKKVDLAERVLRSKMREILMLEGEMEHLERQTNVLCDRCASIIKENTDLQIGISDEEEKARVALAGFNTYRNKMEGHRAAVLHAASQTEAHKELEEKRALVRMLTQKKKEMKKDLENPNGNTVQMAKREIDALKGEISVMRKTTAERREQLRKEFEIHTQKKKDIEIQNRRFEAIVKRLHCQLSRAQAVHRQMSEDIYHMERQLAELKKQLESSQNSAVSGH; this is encoded by the exons CACGGCTACGCCCAGACTGAGGGTCTGAACGAGAAACAGAAGACACTCAGCTCCCTGCAG GCAACTCTTTCAGATGTTGAGAAGAAAGTTGACTTGGCAGAGCGGGTGCTGAGATCTAAAATGAGGGAAATCCTAATGCTGGAGGGCGAGATGGAGCACCTGGAGCGGCAGACAAATGTCCTGTGTGATCGCTGTGCATCCATCATCAAGGAGAACACAGACCTCCAGATTGGTATAAGCGATGAGGAGGAGAAAGCTCGCGTGGCACTGGCAGGGTTCAACACTTACCGAAACAAGATGGAGGGTCACAGAGCAGCTGTTTTGCATGCGGCGAGCCAGACAGAGGCCCAtaaagagctggaggagaagagagcaCTGGTCAGGATGCTGacacagaagaaaaaggagatgAAGAAAGATTTGGAGAATCCAAATGGAAACACAGTGCAGATGGCAAAG AGAGAGATTGATGCTCTAAAGGGGGAGATCTCTGTGATGAGGAAGACTACagctgagaggagagagcaATTGCGAAAAGAGTTTGAGATTCATAcccagaaaaagaaagacatagaG ATCCAGAACAGGCGCTTTGAAGCCATCGTCAAGCGCCTCCACTGCCAGCTGAGCAGGGCCCAGGCTGTCCACAG GCAAATGTCTGAAGATATCTACCACATGGAGAGACAGCTAGCCGAGCTCAAGAAGCAGCTGGAGTCATCACAGAACTCAGCGGTCAGTGGGCATTAA
- the LOC122871783 gene encoding coiled-coil domain-containing protein 122-like isoform X2 → MSNFRASENGTQEKPEFSLTKAVEDVSKHGYAQTEGLNEKQKTLSSLQATLSDVEKKVDLAERVLRSKMREILMLEGEMEHLERQTNVLCDRCASIIKENTDLQIGISDEEEKARVALAGFNTYRNKMEGHRAAVLHAASQTEAHKELEEKRALVRMLTQKKKEMKKDLENPNGNTVQMAKREIDALKGEISVMRKTTAERREQLRKEFEIHTQKKKDIEIQNRRFEAIVKRLHCQLSRAQAVHRQMSEDIYHMERQLAELKKQLESSQNSADGLQACFTKSGATSAVRGMGFQVGW, encoded by the exons CACGGCTACGCCCAGACTGAGGGTCTGAACGAGAAACAGAAGACACTCAGCTCCCTGCAG GCAACTCTTTCAGATGTTGAGAAGAAAGTTGACTTGGCAGAGCGGGTGCTGAGATCTAAAATGAGGGAAATCCTAATGCTGGAGGGCGAGATGGAGCACCTGGAGCGGCAGACAAATGTCCTGTGTGATCGCTGTGCATCCATCATCAAGGAGAACACAGACCTCCAGATTGGTATAAGCGATGAGGAGGAGAAAGCTCGCGTGGCACTGGCAGGGTTCAACACTTACCGAAACAAGATGGAGGGTCACAGAGCAGCTGTTTTGCATGCGGCGAGCCAGACAGAGGCCCAtaaagagctggaggagaagagagcaCTGGTCAGGATGCTGacacagaagaaaaaggagatgAAGAAAGATTTGGAGAATCCAAATGGAAACACAGTGCAGATGGCAAAG AGAGAGATTGATGCTCTAAAGGGGGAGATCTCTGTGATGAGGAAGACTACagctgagaggagagagcaATTGCGAAAAGAGTTTGAGATTCATAcccagaaaaagaaagacatagaG ATCCAGAACAGGCGCTTTGAAGCCATCGTCAAGCGCCTCCACTGCCAGCTGAGCAGGGCCCAGGCTGTCCACAG GCAAATGTCTGAAGATATCTACCACATGGAGAGACAGCTAGCCGAGCTCAAGAAGCAGCTGGAGTCATCACAGAACTCAGCG GATGGCCTGCAAGCGTGTTTCACCAAATCAGGGGCAACATCAGCTGTGCGTGGGATGGGATTTCAGGTCGGATGGTGA